In the Bacillus solimangrovi genome, one interval contains:
- the rnr gene encoding ribonuclease R gives MDKINAHIERLLTYMKDESYKPLTVQELEEVLGIESSESFKEFVQALVKMEEEGLVVRTRSNCYGLPEKMNLIRGKVIAHAKGFAFIEREEKGTDDIFIPPSQLSSAMHGDIVLVRIDSESSGARPEGTIVRIIQRAVTEVVGTYIDNRHFGFVNPDNKRVTSDIFIPKGKAKGAVDGHKVIVKIVKYPEGRMNAEGKVIDILGHKNDPGVDILSIIHSHGIPQDFPEEVMKQALETPENISPEDLNNRRDLRDETLVTIDGADAKDLDDAVSVRKLSNGNYKLIVSIADVSHYVTEGSSIDEEAYERGTSVYLVDRVVPMIPHRLSNGICSLNPQVDRLTLSCEMEVDRQGQVVNHEIFQSVIKTKERMTYTDVNKILEENDEALRSKYAELVPMFEDMGDLADILRRKRMQRGAIDFDFKEAKVLVGDDGTPSDVILRTRSIAERLIEEFMLLANETVAEHFHWMNVPFMYRIHEEPDAEKLQRFFEFITNFGYVVKGKANEIHPRALQEILEEIQGTPEETVLSTVMLRSMQQARYEPQSLGHFGLSTEYYTHFTSPIRRYPDLIVHRLIRKYLIDKKLSTAVQEEWAEKLPEIARHTSEMERRAVDAERETDEMKKAEYMMKHIGDEFEGMISSITNFGLFVELPNTIEGLVHVSYLTDDYYRYDDRQYAMIGERTGTVFRIGDEIVVRVIDANKEERSVDFEIVGMKGNRPSRRKERPKVIQGPRRKKKEQNGDSAKKSPNKTNNNKKKKKKKPFYEEVAKKKKKKRKK, from the coding sequence ATGGACAAAATAAATGCACATATTGAACGACTGTTAACTTATATGAAAGATGAATCATATAAACCATTAACTGTTCAGGAACTTGAAGAAGTATTAGGCATTGAAAGTTCTGAATCATTTAAAGAGTTTGTTCAAGCATTAGTAAAGATGGAAGAAGAAGGTCTCGTTGTTCGAACACGAAGTAATTGTTATGGACTACCTGAGAAAATGAATCTTATACGAGGGAAAGTAATTGCTCACGCAAAAGGATTTGCTTTCATTGAAAGAGAAGAGAAAGGGACGGATGATATTTTTATCCCACCTTCTCAATTAAGTAGCGCTATGCACGGAGACATTGTTCTTGTGCGCATTGATTCAGAGAGTTCGGGTGCACGTCCTGAAGGAACGATTGTACGGATCATTCAACGTGCGGTAACAGAGGTAGTTGGAACATATATTGATAACAGGCATTTTGGGTTTGTGAATCCGGATAATAAGCGTGTTACGTCAGACATCTTTATTCCTAAGGGCAAAGCTAAGGGTGCTGTTGATGGTCATAAGGTCATTGTGAAGATTGTTAAATACCCAGAAGGTCGAATGAATGCAGAAGGAAAAGTGATAGATATTCTAGGTCATAAAAATGACCCTGGTGTAGATATTCTTTCGATTATCCATAGTCACGGTATTCCACAAGACTTCCCAGAAGAAGTGATGAAGCAAGCGCTTGAGACACCAGAAAACATTTCACCAGAAGACTTAAATAATCGCCGTGATTTACGTGATGAAACACTCGTAACAATTGATGGTGCAGATGCGAAGGACTTAGATGATGCTGTGTCAGTACGCAAACTTTCAAATGGGAATTATAAGCTAATTGTATCTATCGCTGACGTTTCTCATTATGTAACTGAAGGTTCGTCAATTGATGAAGAAGCTTATGAACGTGGGACAAGTGTATATCTAGTAGATCGTGTCGTTCCAATGATTCCACACCGCCTATCGAATGGCATCTGTAGCTTGAATCCACAAGTAGATCGTTTAACATTGTCTTGTGAGATGGAAGTGGATAGACAAGGTCAAGTTGTAAATCATGAAATTTTTCAAAGTGTTATTAAGACAAAGGAACGTATGACATATACAGATGTGAATAAGATTTTAGAAGAGAATGATGAAGCTTTACGTAGTAAATATGCTGAGCTTGTTCCGATGTTCGAGGATATGGGTGATCTTGCAGATATTCTACGTAGAAAACGGATGCAACGAGGCGCGATTGATTTTGACTTTAAGGAAGCGAAGGTACTAGTTGGTGATGACGGTACACCGTCAGATGTCATTCTACGAACGAGGTCAATTGCAGAGCGTTTAATTGAAGAGTTCATGTTATTAGCAAATGAAACGGTCGCTGAACATTTTCATTGGATGAATGTACCTTTCATGTACCGAATTCATGAGGAGCCAGATGCTGAGAAATTACAACGATTCTTTGAATTCATTACAAACTTTGGTTATGTTGTAAAAGGAAAAGCGAACGAAATTCACCCACGTGCATTACAAGAAATACTAGAAGAAATACAAGGGACACCAGAAGAAACAGTTCTGTCAACTGTCATGCTTCGTTCGATGCAACAAGCACGATATGAACCTCAAAGTTTAGGTCACTTTGGTTTGTCCACAGAGTATTATACACATTTCACATCACCAATTAGACGTTATCCGGATCTTATCGTACATCGTCTAATTCGTAAGTATTTAATTGATAAGAAATTGAGTACAGCTGTTCAAGAGGAATGGGCAGAAAAGCTTCCTGAAATAGCAAGACATACATCTGAAATGGAACGAAGAGCAGTCGATGCTGAACGTGAAACTGATGAAATGAAAAAAGCTGAATATATGATGAAACACATCGGTGATGAGTTTGAAGGAATGATAAGCTCTATTACGAATTTCGGATTGTTCGTTGAGCTTCCAAATACAATTGAAGGCCTTGTTCACGTTAGTTATTTAACTGATGACTATTATCGATACGATGATCGCCAATACGCTATGATTGGCGAAAGGACAGGCACTGTATTTCGAATTGGTGATGAAATTGTCGTGCGTGTCATAGATGCGAACAAAGAAGAGCGTTCTGTTGATTTTGAAATTGTTGGTATGAAGGGCAATAGACCATCAAGGAGAAAAGAACGTCCTAAAGTAATTCAAGGGCCAAGGAGAAAGAAAAAAGAACAAAATGGAGATTCTGCAAAAAAATCTCCTAACAAAACAAATAATAATAAGAAAAAGAAGAAGAAAAAGCCGTTTTATGAAGAGGTAGCAAAAAAGAAGAAAAAGAAACGGAAAAAGTGA
- the smpB gene encoding SsrA-binding protein SmpB has product MPKGLGKAIAQNKKARHDYTIEDTYEAGLVLQGTEIKSIRAGRVNMKDSYARVEGGEVFVHNMHISPYEQGNRYNHEPLRTRKLLLHKKEIAKLIGLTREKGYALVPLKVYIKNGVAKMLIGLGKGKKKYDKREDLKKKAMKRDVERALKDRQ; this is encoded by the coding sequence ATGCCAAAGGGACTAGGGAAAGCGATTGCTCAAAATAAAAAAGCTCGTCATGATTATACGATTGAAGATACATATGAAGCTGGTCTTGTGCTACAGGGGACAGAAATTAAGTCAATCCGAGCTGGTCGTGTGAATATGAAAGATTCATATGCAAGGGTTGAGGGAGGAGAAGTATTTGTTCATAATATGCACATAAGTCCTTATGAACAAGGAAACCGTTATAATCACGAACCTTTGCGAACAAGGAAGTTATTGTTGCATAAAAAAGAAATTGCAAAATTAATAGGTCTGACAAGGGAAAAAGGGTATGCTCTTGTACCATTGAAGGTTTATATAAAAAATGGCGTTGCTAAGATGTTAATTGGCCTTGGAAAAGGGAAAAAGAAATATGATAAGCGAGAAGATTTAAAGAAGAAGGCAATGAAACGTGATGTTGAACGCGCGTTGAAAGATAGACAATAG
- a CDS encoding ArsR/SmtB family transcription factor — MGDEAIKIFRDCIPLFQTLSDPYRQDIVLMLAEQERLTVNEIVEQVTLSRPAVSHHLKILRDTGLVTSEKNGTKHYYSLNLDSSIEKLKRLILAIEEDC; from the coding sequence ATGGGAGACGAAGCAATAAAAATATTTCGGGATTGTATACCATTATTTCAAACGTTAAGTGACCCGTATCGACAAGATATTGTATTAATGCTTGCGGAACAAGAACGTTTAACTGTCAATGAAATTGTCGAACAAGTAACACTCTCCCGCCCAGCTGTATCACACCATCTTAAAATTTTAAGAGATACTGGGTTAGTTACCAGTGAAAAAAACGGGACAAAGCACTATTATTCACTAAATTTAGATTCATCGATTGAAAAGCTAAAACGATTAATTTTAGCGATAGAAGAGGATTGTTGA
- a CDS encoding DUF2573 family protein, protein MEQSLEEQFEALIEKYTELLTGDTNEELKAKVQMWVLYNHIAKSMPALAKHWNQQYPDSKQQMHEIIKDIKIRNETYRQQVKQIKDSTSH, encoded by the coding sequence ATGGAACAATCTCTTGAGGAGCAGTTTGAAGCGCTAATTGAGAAGTATACGGAGTTATTAACGGGTGATACGAATGAAGAATTAAAGGCAAAAGTTCAAATGTGGGTTTTATACAACCATATCGCTAAATCAATGCCAGCACTTGCGAAGCATTGGAATCAACAATATCCAGACAGTAAGCAACAGATGCATGAAATTATTAAAGATATTAAGATTAGAAATGAAACATATCGACAACAAGTAAAACAAATAAAAGATTCAACAAGCCATTGA
- a CDS encoding spore coat protein, whose translation MPNQNKVQNPETNIPKTPAMNERDFTNDILSTEKYMTDSYCTYLNEASNQQIYDDMISIFKETQDCQRNIYNLMFKKGWYGLEAADPQKIQQAYQQFQGYTDQFPYNNQMLQ comes from the coding sequence ATGCCTAATCAAAACAAGGTACAGAACCCAGAAACAAACATACCTAAGACACCTGCTATGAATGAACGAGATTTCACAAATGATATACTCTCTACAGAAAAGTATATGACAGATTCATATTGTACGTACCTCAATGAAGCCAGCAACCAACAAATATACGATGATATGATATCAATTTTTAAAGAAACTCAAGATTGTCAGAGAAATATATACAATCTCATGTTTAAGAAGGGATGGTACGGTCTAGAAGCTGCAGATCCCCAGAAAATTCAGCAAGCATATCAGCAATTCCAAGGATATACGGACCAATTTCCTTATAATAACCAAATGCTCCAATAA
- a CDS encoding proline dehydrogenase family protein — protein MKQLMRDFFLFMSQNKMFTSLAKKYGLRFGASRFVSGETIDKTVEVIKELNQKGMDVTIDYLGEFVDNENEAKDRTEETIRSIHAIADEGLHSQVSLKLTSMGLDISNELVMANMRRIMEVANYRGVFITIDMEDYSRLEQTLTIFKQLKEQYGNIGTVIQAYLYRTEGDIDNLNDHKPNLRLVKGAYKESPNVAFPVKKDVDGNFKKIIKMHLLNGNYTAVATHDDQIIEYTKQLVKEHNISNEQFEFQMLYGIRVERQEELVKEGYKMRVYVPYGNDWYGYFMRRLAERPANVVFVLKGTFNK, from the coding sequence ATGAAACAATTAATGCGGGATTTTTTTCTTTTCATGTCTCAAAATAAAATGTTTACAAGTTTAGCGAAAAAATATGGTTTGCGTTTTGGTGCATCCCGTTTTGTATCTGGGGAAACGATTGATAAGACTGTAGAAGTAATAAAAGAGCTAAACCAAAAAGGTATGGATGTAACAATCGATTATCTTGGTGAGTTTGTTGATAACGAGAATGAAGCGAAAGATCGTACCGAAGAAACGATTCGATCAATCCATGCAATTGCTGATGAAGGTCTTCATTCTCAAGTATCATTAAAGCTTACTTCCATGGGGCTCGATATTTCAAATGAGTTAGTAATGGCAAATATGCGTCGAATAATGGAAGTAGCAAATTATAGAGGTGTTTTCATTACAATAGACATGGAAGATTATAGTCGGCTTGAACAGACATTAACGATTTTTAAGCAATTAAAAGAGCAATATGGAAACATTGGAACAGTTATTCAAGCTTATCTGTATAGAACAGAAGGTGATATCGATAATCTTAACGATCACAAACCTAATTTACGTCTCGTAAAAGGTGCTTATAAAGAATCTCCTAATGTTGCATTCCCAGTGAAAAAAGATGTGGATGGTAATTTCAAAAAAATAATTAAGATGCATTTATTAAATGGAAATTATACGGCAGTAGCGACGCATGATGACCAAATTATTGAGTATACAAAGCAACTAGTAAAAGAACATAATATATCAAATGAACAATTCGAATTTCAAATGCTATATGGTATTCGTGTTGAGAGGCAAGAAGAGTTAGTTAAGGAAGGTTACAAGATGCGAGTTTATGTTCCATATGGAAATGATTGGTATGGATATTTTATGCGTCGTTTAGCTGAAAGGCCTGCAAACGTAGTATTCGTTTTAAAAGGTACATTTAACAAATAG
- a CDS encoding 3-hydroxyacyl-CoA dehydrogenase/enoyl-CoA hydratase family protein, giving the protein MSWKIKKAAVLGSGVMGSGIAAHLANIGIPTIMLDIVPKELTEEEKAKGLTLDDKQVRNRFAMNAKKQLFKQKPAPLTLKENADYIQVGNMDDDFDKLAEVDWIIEVVVENLDIKKKVFSRVEEVRKPGSIVSSNTSGISIEAMAEGRSEDFQKHFLGTHFFNPPRYLKLLEVIPTKNTDPDMFNFMKKFGEDVLGKGVVEAKDTPNFIANRIGTYGLMVTVQEMQKGGYSVGEVDSVTGPLLGRPKSATFRTLDVVGLDTFSHVARNVFDNVEGEEKAVFDTPDFMKKMLEKGWLGSKSGQGFYKKQKTEKGKEILELNPETLEYETRKKLKAPSIEMSKQQKGLGRKIKSLVYANDRAGEFVWSILKPVLLYSAQLHKEIADDIVAIDRAMKWGFGWEMGPFELWDAIGVEKSVQLMKEQGSDVPSWVEEMLEKEITNFYKKENGSVSFYHDGEYKLLNDNEKVIRLNLLKEQNNVIKKNSGASLIDLGDGVAGLEFHSRNNAIGADITQMIFDSIDEVEQNYKGLVIGNQAKNFCVGANLAMILMEAQDDNFFEIEFVIRKFQEAMMRIKYSDKPVVAAPFGMTLGGGTEICLPADAIQASSETYMGLVEVGVGVIPGGGGNKELYMRQLEAMPQGPNFDLQKVTNHVFETIATAKVSTSGHEAEQIGFLGVKDGISINGDHLIHDAKQKVLSLHNQGYVAPKRKKIPVVGESGYATMLLGAQAMMKSGYISEHDLKIAQKLAFVLAGGRVPGGTMVDEQYLLDLEREAFVSLVGEPKTQQRMQHMLVKGKPLRN; this is encoded by the coding sequence ATGAGTTGGAAGATTAAAAAAGCAGCTGTATTAGGCTCTGGCGTCATGGGCTCAGGTATTGCTGCACATTTAGCTAACATCGGAATACCTACGATTATGCTTGATATCGTTCCAAAAGAACTAACAGAGGAAGAAAAAGCAAAAGGGTTAACATTAGATGATAAGCAGGTTCGAAATCGGTTTGCGATGAATGCTAAGAAACAGTTGTTTAAACAAAAGCCTGCTCCCTTAACATTGAAAGAGAATGCAGATTATATACAAGTTGGTAATATGGATGATGATTTTGATAAATTGGCTGAAGTCGACTGGATCATAGAAGTTGTTGTTGAGAACTTAGATATTAAGAAAAAAGTATTCTCACGTGTTGAGGAAGTAAGGAAGCCAGGAAGTATTGTCAGCTCGAACACTTCAGGAATCTCAATTGAAGCAATGGCAGAAGGGCGTTCAGAAGATTTCCAAAAACATTTCTTAGGTACACATTTCTTCAATCCGCCACGTTATTTGAAGTTGTTAGAAGTGATTCCTACAAAGAACACAGATCCAGATATGTTTAACTTCATGAAGAAGTTTGGAGAAGATGTTCTTGGAAAAGGTGTAGTTGAAGCGAAGGATACACCAAACTTTATCGCAAACCGTATTGGTACTTACGGGTTGATGGTGACTGTTCAAGAAATGCAAAAAGGTGGCTATAGTGTCGGTGAGGTTGATTCAGTAACGGGCCCATTGCTTGGAAGACCAAAGAGTGCAACTTTCCGTACATTAGATGTCGTTGGATTAGATACGTTTTCTCACGTTGCAAGAAATGTGTTTGACAATGTTGAGGGAGAAGAGAAAGCAGTCTTTGACACACCTGACTTCATGAAAAAGATGCTTGAAAAAGGTTGGTTAGGTAGTAAGTCCGGACAAGGTTTTTATAAAAAGCAAAAAACTGAAAAAGGCAAAGAAATTTTAGAACTTAATCCTGAAACATTAGAATATGAAACGCGTAAAAAGTTGAAAGCGCCGTCAATTGAAATGAGTAAGCAGCAAAAGGGATTAGGACGTAAAATAAAATCTCTAGTATATGCAAATGACCGTGCCGGTGAATTTGTATGGAGCATATTGAAACCAGTGTTACTATATTCGGCTCAACTTCATAAGGAGATTGCTGATGATATCGTTGCAATCGACCGTGCGATGAAGTGGGGATTTGGATGGGAAATGGGTCCGTTTGAATTATGGGATGCAATTGGTGTTGAAAAATCAGTTCAACTTATGAAGGAGCAAGGTTCAGACGTTCCTAGTTGGGTTGAAGAAATGTTAGAAAAAGAGATTACTAATTTCTATAAAAAAGAAAATGGAAGCGTTTCATTTTATCATGATGGCGAGTACAAGCTCCTGAATGACAATGAAAAAGTGATCCGTTTGAACTTATTAAAGGAACAAAACAATGTCATTAAAAAGAACTCAGGTGCAAGCTTAATTGATTTAGGTGACGGAGTTGCAGGTCTAGAATTCCATTCACGTAATAATGCAATTGGTGCTGACATTACACAGATGATTTTTGATTCTATAGACGAGGTTGAACAGAACTATAAAGGTCTCGTTATTGGAAATCAAGCGAAAAACTTCTGTGTTGGTGCAAACTTAGCGATGATATTAATGGAAGCACAAGATGATAACTTCTTTGAAATTGAGTTTGTTATTCGAAAATTCCAAGAAGCAATGATGCGAATCAAATATAGTGATAAGCCTGTTGTAGCTGCTCCATTTGGAATGACATTAGGAGGAGGTACAGAAATATGTCTCCCTGCTGATGCGATTCAAGCCTCTTCAGAAACTTACATGGGACTTGTAGAAGTAGGTGTCGGTGTTATCCCTGGTGGTGGCGGAAATAAAGAATTATACATGCGTCAATTAGAAGCGATGCCACAAGGACCAAACTTTGATTTGCAAAAGGTTACAAATCATGTGTTTGAAACAATCGCAACGGCGAAGGTATCAACTTCAGGTCATGAAGCGGAACAGATCGGTTTCTTAGGTGTTAAGGATGGTATAAGTATCAATGGCGACCATTTAATCCATGATGCTAAGCAAAAAGTGTTAAGCCTCCATAATCAAGGTTATGTAGCACCTAAACGTAAGAAAATTCCAGTTGTCGGGGAGTCAGGGTATGCAACGATGTTACTTGGCGCTCAAGCAATGATGAAATCAGGTTATATTTCTGAGCATGATTTGAAGATTGCTCAAAAATTAGCGTTTGTACTTGCAGGTGGAAGAGTACCAGGTGGCACAATGGTCGATGAACAATATCTTCTAGATCTTGAACGTGAAGCATTTGTAAGTCTAGTTGGTGAACCGAAGACTCAGCAACGTATGCAACATATGCTTGTAAAAGGAAAACCACTACGTAATTAA
- a CDS encoding acetyl-CoA C-acetyltransferase yields MKEAVIVAGARTPVGKAKRGTLANVRPDDLGALTVKETLKRANNYDGKIDDVIFGCAMPEAEQGMNMARNIGALAGLSYETPAITINRYCSSGLQSIAYAAERIMLGHSSTILAGGAETMSLIPMGGHVIRPNADLVENAPEYYMGMGHTAEEVAQKYGISREEQDAFAVRSHQRAAAAIRDGKFADEIVPVEVTLKTVDSANKLQEKKVMFSQDEGVREGTTIETLSKLRPAFNVRGSVTAGNASQMSDGAASVLVMDREKAEAEGLTPIAKFRSFAVGGVPPEIMGVGPIVAIPKALELAGLGVGDVGLFELNEAFASQSIQVIRELGLDEDKVNVNGGAIALGHPLGCTGAKLTLSLMHEMKRRNEQFGVVTMCIGGGMGAAGVFELI; encoded by the coding sequence GTGAAAGAAGCAGTGATCGTTGCCGGGGCAAGAACACCTGTCGGCAAAGCAAAGAGAGGTACATTAGCAAATGTCCGTCCAGATGACTTAGGGGCATTAACAGTTAAGGAAACGTTAAAAAGAGCAAACAATTACGATGGAAAAATTGATGATGTCATTTTTGGTTGTGCGATGCCAGAAGCAGAGCAAGGAATGAATATGGCAAGAAATATCGGTGCGTTAGCAGGTTTATCATATGAAACACCTGCGATTACGATTAATCGTTATTGTTCATCAGGGCTGCAATCAATTGCTTATGCAGCAGAACGTATCATGTTAGGTCACTCAAGCACGATTCTTGCAGGTGGAGCAGAAACGATGAGTTTAATTCCGATGGGTGGTCATGTTATTCGACCGAATGCAGACCTTGTCGAAAATGCACCTGAATATTATATGGGCATGGGACACACAGCTGAAGAGGTTGCACAAAAGTATGGTATTTCACGTGAGGAACAAGATGCGTTTGCTGTAAGAAGTCATCAACGTGCAGCTGCCGCAATTCGTGATGGCAAATTTGCAGATGAAATTGTCCCAGTTGAAGTGACATTAAAGACAGTTGATAGTGCGAATAAGCTTCAAGAAAAGAAAGTGATGTTTAGTCAAGATGAGGGTGTTCGTGAAGGTACAACAATCGAAACTCTTAGTAAATTAAGACCTGCATTTAATGTACGTGGTTCTGTAACAGCTGGTAATGCATCACAAATGAGTGATGGTGCAGCAAGCGTTCTTGTAATGGATCGTGAAAAGGCTGAAGCAGAAGGTTTAACACCGATTGCAAAGTTCCGTTCGTTTGCAGTAGGTGGCGTTCCTCCTGAAATCATGGGTGTAGGACCTATAGTCGCTATTCCGAAAGCACTTGAATTAGCAGGGTTAGGTGTAGGTGATGTTGGCTTATTCGAATTGAACGAAGCCTTTGCATCACAATCTATACAAGTCATTCGTGAACTTGGCTTAGATGAGGATAAGGTGAATGTTAACGGTGGAGCAATTGCTCTTGGCCATCCACTCGGTTGTACAGGTGCAAAGCTAACACTATCTTTAATGCATGAAATGAAGAGAAGAAACGAACAGTTCGGAGTCGTTACAATGTGTATTG